From the Chloroflexia bacterium SDU3-3 genome, the window TGCTGCGCGAGGCTGTAGTCGCCCCACTGGCCGCCCAGCGGCGCATCGACGAACCAGCAGAGCGCACGCACCTGCGGCTCGCGCTCGACCTCGGCGAGGGCGGCGGTAAGCCACCCGGCGGGGTAGGACTGGGTGGGCGGGGCCATGCCGGGGGCGGCGGTGGTGTTGGCGGATGTGATGAAGGCAGGCAGGCCACGCGTGGCGGGGTAGCGGTTGATGATCGCCAGCCAGTCGCGGTAGACGCGGAAGCCCATCTGGGCCTGGCCCCAGCGCGGGTCGTAGGAATTGGCCGATGGCTCCTGCGCCGCCGCGGCATGGGCGGGGTCGACCCGGCCCGCCACGCGCAGCGCGAAGCCATCGGGCGCGGCGCTAGGCATATCGGCGGCCTCGTGGGCCTGCGCGGCCTCGTCGATGTGGGCCACCAGGGTGTTCATGTAGCTCAGCCAGGGCGCGCCCAGCGGGTCGGGCAGGCTGCCGCCCTGGTCGGCCACCCACGGCGCGACCGGCCCCACCAGCACACGCGCGGCGGGCCGCTGGGCGCGGATGACGTATACCGCCGTGTCCTCGCGGGATGCGGGCAGGCCATAGCCGCTGAGCACGCGGGCATACCACTCGGGCGTGGTGGGCGCGGCGGGGGCCAGCGCGTTCTCGCTGGCAGCATTGAAGCCCGCGCCGATCACATAGCCGTACACGTCGCGCAGGCGGTCGTCGCGGGCCAGCTGGGCGCAGTAGGCCAAAAAGCGGGCTAGGGCCAGCTCGTCGCCCGCCGGGGGCAGCGACTGGCTGCGGGCGTAGTCCACCCGCACCAGCACGCGCAGGCCCTGCTGGCGGGCCATATGCACGCGGCGGGCCAGCTCGTCGATGTTGAAGTCGCCCTTGGACTCCTGCGCGTAGGTCAGCTCCACGGCCCACCCGGCGCGGCCATGCCAGTCGCGGTCGGGGCTGGCGAACACCACGCCTAGCTTGGTGGGGCGCGGCGGCGCAGGCGTGGGCGGCACAGCCGCGCTCACCCCGCCGATGCTGGCGCGGCCCCGCTCGACGCAGCCCGCCTGGCAGCTGTGGTAGAAGGCCACGCTGAACTCGGCAGGCGGGCTGGGGGCCACCCAGCGCCAGGTCCACGGGCCGGAGCCGTGGTCGTAGGATTCGTCGCGGGCCAGCCCCTGGCCGTCTAGCTCCAGCCGCACATAGGCCCACGGCCTGCTGTCGCGCACATAGATCGTCACCGGCTCGGATGGCCGCACCACTGGCGGGTCAGTCCAGATCTGCGGCCAGGCCTGGGCCACGCTGGCCGGGGGGCCGGGAAGCACCAGCAGCTGGCCTTGGATGGGCAGCAGCCACACGGCCAGCGCCAGCAGCGCCAGCGCCAGCAGCGCCAGGGCGGGCGCGCGCAGCCTGCTCATGGCGCGGCCTCCCCGGCCATGGGCAGCACCCAAGAGCAGGTAGTGCCCGAGCCTGCTCCCGTGGCGCTGGCGATCTCCAGCGTGGCGTGGTGGCGCAGCAGGATCTCGCGCACCAGCGCCAGCCCCAGGCCGCTGCCCTCCACATCGGCCCTGGCGCGGTAGAGCGGCTCGCACACATGCGGCAGGTCGGCGGCGGGGATGCCCGGGCCAGTGTCGGCCACGCGGCAGCGCACCCCGCCCGCCTGGGGCTGCAGCGAAACCGTCACGCTATCGCCGGGGCGGGCGTACTTGATGGCGTTGTCCAGCAGGTTCAGGAACACCTGGCGCAGCCTATCGGGGTGGGCCAGCACGGCGGGCAGCGTGCCGCCCACCTCCAGCGCCAGCTCGACCTGGGCCGCCTCGGCGCGGGGGAAGAGCTGCGAGATGGCGGACTCGGCCAGCAGCGCCAGATTGGCAGGCTCCAGCGGCAGGTCGGCGCTCAGCTCTAGGCGGTGCAGCTCCAGCATGTCGCGCACCAGCCGGGCCATGCGCTGGCTCTCGCCGTGGGCGGTGGCCAGCGAGGCCTCGCGCAGCGCGGGCGGCGACGCGGGGGCGCGGGCCAGCTCTAGGTGGGCGATCACCGCCGTGAGCGGCGTGCGCAGCTCGTGGGCTAGCAAGCCCACGAAGGCCTGCTGCCGTGCGATCTGGCGCTGCTGCTCGGCATTGTCGGCCAGGATGAGCAGCGCGCCGCCGTGGGCCAGCGGGTAGGCCCACCAGCGCAGCGGCTGCGGCGCGGCCAGCATCCCGCTGGAGGACGCCCGCGCCGACAGGGCGGCCTGTCCCAGCGCGCGAGGTGGCTTCCCATCGGCCAGCAGCCGCCGCGCCTCGGCATTGGCCCGCAGCATATCGCCACCCGCGCCCAGCTCGGCCACGCCAAAGGGCAGCAGCTCCACATCCAGCGGCAGGCGGCGCTCGCCCGCACGGCGCCGCGCGGCCCACAGCGCCGCGCCCAGGCCCAGCGCCAGCGCCAGCAGCGCGAAGATCACCAGCTTCAGGTCAATCAGCAGCATGGGGAACGTGGGGGATCGTCAGGCGGTAGCCAAAGCCGCGCACGGTCTGGATGAGATCGCCGCAGCCAGCTATGTCAAGCCGCGCGCGCAGGCGCTGGATGTGCACATCCACTGTGCGGGTGTCGCCCGCAAAGTCGTAGCCCCACACCTGGCGCAGCAGCGTCTCGCGGCCAAGCACCACGCCGGGGCTGCGCAGCAGCGTCTCCAGCAGCTGCCACTCCTTGGGTGGCAGGTCAAGCGGCTGGCCGCCCGCCTCGGCGCGGTGCTCGGCGGGCCACATGGCCAGCGGCCCGGCCAGCAGCGGCTGGGCGCGATCCGCCGCGCTGGCCCGCTCGCGGAAGCGCAGCAGCGAGCGCACCCGCGCCAGCAGCTCGCTCGGCTCGAAGGGCTTGGTCAGGTAGTCGGTCGCGCCTAGCTCCAGCCCGTACACGCGGTCGGCCAGCTCGTCGCGGGCCGAGAGCATCAGCACGGGCACAGGCGCGGGCAGGGCCTGGATGCGCTGGCAGACCTCGTAGCCGCTGCGCTCGGGCAGCATCACATCCAGCACCACCAGCGCGGGCGGCGGCGCGGCGGCGAGCCGCGCTATGGCCTGCCCGCCGGTGCTGGCCGTGGCCACACGGTAGCCCTCCTGCTCCAGCAGCGCCGTGATGGCCTGGCGGATGGCGGGGTCGTCATCCACCACAAAGATCGTTGGGAGTTCGCCCATAACACCTATCATGAATCGCTCGTCCTGCGGGGAGATCATACCACGAAGATTCTTTTACCACCAAGATTCTTTTACCACCAAGGCTCCAAGACACCAAGATTCGCAAGAGGATGAATACCACGAAGGCGCGAAGACGCGAAGGGAACGAAAGAACCGTTTACCACCAAGGCTCCAAGACACCAAGATTCAGAAGAATATGCATAGTGCGAAGAAGCAACGGCGCGAAAAAAACAGGAAATAGAAAGCAGAAAAACACCAAGGCTCCGCAGGAAAAAACCTTGGAGCCTTGGTGTCTTGGTGGTAAACGATCGCCAGCGCTAGGCCGTCTGATACTGGCCGCACGCGGCGGCGATCGCCAGGTCGGCGCTCCAGAACAGGTGATTCTCGCCCAGCTCCTTCAGCAGGCCGGTGCGGCCCAGCATCTCGTGCACGTTCGGCTGCACCCCGCTCAGGAACACGTCGCCGCCGTGCGCCCGCTGCTCGTGCACCACGCGCTCCAGGGCCTGCACGCCCATCACATCGATCAGCGGTACGCCGCGCATGCTCAGGATCATCACGCCCTGGGAGTGGGACTGCCGCAGCGCATCCATCATCATGGTCACGCTGCCGAAGAAGATCGGCCCGGTCAGGTACATCACGGCGATCTGATCAGACTTCGCGCCCAGCTTCACGCCGCGCGCCCGCAGCCGCTCGGGGTCCACCGGCTCCACGCTCACCTCTAGGCTGCGAGCCGACTGGCGCAGGTAGATCAGGGCCGAGATCGAGATGCCGATCAGGATGGCCTGGGTCAGGTCGAGCGCAACGGTGGCCAGCATGGTCACGATCACGCCGATCAGGGCGTGCTTGATGCGGGCCTTGGCAAAGAAGCGCAGGGCCTCCCACTCGTTCATGCGCCAGGCCGTCACCATCAGCACGCCGCCCAGCGCCGCCACCGGGATCTTGCCGATGACCTGGCCCAGCACCAGCGCGCTGAGCAGCAGCACCACCGCGTGCACCAGGCTCACCACCCGCGTCTGGCCGCCGCTCTTGATGCCCACGCTGGTGCGGGCGATCGCCGCCGTGGCGGGCACGCCGCCGAAGAACGGGATGATGATGTTGCCGATGCCCTGGCCGATCAGCTCCTGGTTGCTGTCGATCGGCTGGCCCGTCATCGTCGCGCCCACCGAGGCGCACAGCAGGCTCTCGATCGCGGCCAGCGCCGCGATCGAGATGGCGGGCAACAGCAGATCGCCCATGTTGGCCCAGGGGATACTGCCGAAGCTCAGGCGGCTATCCAGCAGGATGGTGCTGGGGATGCTGCCGATGCTCTTCACATCCCAGCCCGCCGCCGCCGACACCAGCGTGGCCAGCGCGATGCCCACCAGCGAGCCGGGCACAGCCTTGGTGAGCTTGGGCAGCAGGATCATGCTGGCGGCCACGATCAGCGCCAGGGCCAGGGCGCGCACATCCGGCGCGGGCGGGTGCGCGATGAAGGCCCACAGCGCGCCCAGCGCGCCCTCGGCGTGCGGCGCGGGCACGCCCAGAACCTCGTCGATCTGGCCGATCGCGATGATCAGCGCGATGCCGCTGGTGAAGCCAGTGATCACCGGCGTGGGGATGAAGGCGATGTAGCGGCCAAAGCGAAACAGCCCCAGCAGCAGCAGAAACACGCCCGCCATCAGGCTGGCCGCCCACACGCCCGCCAGGCCGTAGCGCGCCGAGAGGCCGATCAGGATGGCCGACATGGCCCCGGTCGGCCCGCTGATCTGGAAGGCCGCCCCGCCGAACAGCGCGATCACCACACCGGCGATGATCGCCGTCACCACGCCGGCGGCGGCATCGGCCCCGCTGGCCACCCCGAAGGCCAGCGCCAGCGGCAGCGCCACCGCGCCCACCGTCAGCCCGGCCAACACATCGCGCCGCAGCGTCCCGCGCGAGTAGCCTGCGAACTCGCTCTCAATGGCCTTGACGAAGGGCAGGCTACGCCATGCGAACATCATACATATCTCTCATTCCACGAACTTCGGATCACGGGCCGCCACGCTGCGGGCTATAGGCCATGATACGGGAGATGCCGGGGAATGCAAAGGGAAAGCGGGGCTGTTTTGTTGCGAAGCCGCAAGCCCGAGGGCAGCCTTCGCAACAAAATATGAGAGCAGCCGCATATTCCGCAAAAGTGGCCATGTCAATGCGGCGTTCGCTGCTTTTTTGGCCAGAAGGCTGCGGCTATACTAGCGCTGCTTCTTCGCGTAGAGAATGGAGTTCATATGGGACAGCTAGAGGGAAAAGTCGCGCTGGTAACGGGCGCGAGCAGCGGGATCGGGCTGGCGGCGGCCATGGCCATGGCGCAGGAGGGCGCGAAGGTGGTGCTGGCCAGCCGCGGACAGCAGGCCGGGCTGGCCGCCGCCGAGCAGATCCGCGCCGCCGGGGGTGAGGCCACCTGGTTCCAGGCCGACGTGGCGCAGGCCGCCCAGGTCGAGGCGATGGTCGCCTTCACGCTGGCCACCTACGGGCGGCTCGACTGCGCCTTCAACAACGGCGGCAGCGGCGGCGGCGGCGGCTGGCTGGCCGAGCAGCAGGAGGGCGACTGGAATGCGACCATTGACGGCTTCCTGAAGAGCGCGTGGCTATGCATGAAGTACGAGATCGCCGCCATGCAGCAGGCGGGCGGCGGCGCGATCGTCAACGCCTCGTCGGTCGATGGCGAGCGCGCCTTCCCCTGGGATCCGATCTACTCGGCGGCCAAGCACGGCGTGCTCGGCCTCACCAAATCAGCCGCGATGCAGTACGCCAGCCAGGGCATCCGCATCAACGCCGTGTGCCCCGGCTGGATCAGGACGCCGCCGGTGGAGGACATGATCGCCCGCGACCCCGAGGCCGAGGGCCGCATGCTCACCCACCAGCCGATCGGGCGGCTCGGCAGCCCCGCCGAGGTGGCCAACGCCGTGGTCTGGCTCTGCTCCGACCGTGCCTCGCTGGTGTGCGGCGCGGCGCTGGCGGTGGATGGCGGCTACCTGGTGGTCTAGCATTTCCCACATGCCAATACTACCCTTACGATACCAGCTTGCAATTTGATAGCTAGATGTGGTAGACTAGAGACACTATCATTCTGACATACGCAAGGCCATGGAGCCTACCGCATAGAGCTATTGAAGGGAGACGGCATGTGGAACCGATGAAGATAGAGATCTGGTCGGATGTGGTGTGCCCGTGGTGCTACATCGGCAAGCGCCGCTTCGAGAGCGCGCTGGGGCAGTTCGCCCACCGCGACGATGTGCAGGTGGTGTGGCGCAGCTTCGAGCTAGACCCCGGCTCGCAGAGGCGCTCGCCCGGCACGCTGGATGAGCTGCTGGCCCGCAAGCTGGGCCGCAGCACCGAGCAGGCCGCCGCCATGAACGCCCACGTGAGCGCGCTGGCCGCCAAAGAGGGGCTAGACTACCACCTCGATCGCGCCCAGCACGGCAACACCTTCGACGCCCACCGCCTCATCCACCTGGCCGAGCGCCACGGCCTCCAGGCCGAGGCCAAGGAGCGCCTGCTGAAGGCCTACTTCACCGAGGGCGCCGCCATCGGCGACGCCGAGGCCCTGGCCGCGCTGGCCGACGAGCTGGGCCTGCCCGCCGACGAGGTGCGCGAGACCCTGGCGGGCACCGCCTTCGCCGACGAGGTGCGCGCCGACGAGCGCCGCGCCCAGGCGCTGGGTATCAGCGGCGTGCCAGCCTTCGTGATCAACGAGCGCTACCTGATCTCGGGCGCGCAGGAGCCCCAGGTGCTGCTGAGCGCCCTTGAGCAGATCTGGGCCGAGTCGCACCCGCTCACCCCGCTGGCCACCCCCGCCGGGGCAGGCATGTGCGACGACGAGAGCTGCGCAGTGTAGCTAGGCGCGGGAATTTCTTTACCACAAAGACGCGAAGGCACGAAGTGAAATTCGTGCCTTCGCGTCTTTGTGGTATTCGTCCCCTTTTATCCTCTTGGGGTCTTGGTGGTAAAGCTGTTTCTTTTCCCTTGGTGTCTTGGAGCCTTGGTGGTAAACGTTCCTCCCTTTTACCTTCACGCCTTGGCGTCTTCGTGGTAAAAATGTTTCTGCCCCAATGCAAGCGCAAGCCGCCTCGGGGCCGCGCTATGGTATGATGCCCCCCAACACCAACTGTAGCAAAGGGGGGATCATGGAAGACGACCTGCGCCACGCCACGCTCGATCTGCTTGTGCCGCTGGCCGAGGCCACCGCCAAAGAGGTCCACGACCTGTTTGGCACGCTCTCCGCCGCCGACCTGAACTGGAAGCCTAGCCCCGACGAGTGGAGCGTGGGGCAGTGCCTCGACCACCTGATCATCTCGACCCGCATCTACTTCCCCATCCTCGACCAGGTGATCGCCGGGCAGCACCGCCCCACCTTCATCGAGCGCATCCCCGTGCTGCCCGACAAGCTCGGCCCCATCCTGATCAAGGCGCTCACCCCCGGCAGCGCCACCGCGACCAAGACATCGGCGGCCCTTGAGCCGAGCGCCAGCGCGATCGCCCCCAAGATCGCCCTGACCTTCCTGCGCATCCAGGCCCAGCTGATCGCCCTGATGCAAGGCAGCGCCGACCCGCGCGTCCAGCGCACCGTGATCACATCGCCGATCATGCCGCTGATCACCTACCGCGTGATCGACATGTACCGCTTCACCCTGGCCCACCAGCAGCTGCATGTTATCCAGGCCCAGCGCGTGCTGGAGCAGCTGCGCGCCCCTGCCCAGCCCACCGAGTCAGCGGCGGCGTAGGCCGCCCGCCCGCCACCGGCGCAGCGCTCGGGCCAGCGCCGGTCGGGCCATGCCCCACAGCACATAGCCGCCAAACAGCCCCAGCAGCAGCCCCTCGCGCACCGCGATCTGCCGCTCGATCAGCACGGTGCCGCCCGCCAGCGCCACCAGCGCCAGCCCCCACAGCGCCGCCTGCAGCCCCCGCCGCCCAGCCCGCCGCCGCCCGTAGCCCCATATGCCCATCGCCCCGCTCCTCGCTTGCCCGAATCTGCCCAGAGCATAGCAGCTGGGGCATCAGCCGGGCATAAAAATGCGGCGGCGCGGCGTAAAGATCGCGTGGGGTGTCGGGGCGATTGTTAAGGCCCTTCATCAAAGCTTTACACGATTTTTGCACAAAAATGGCCAGCCAACCGCACGACAGATGGTACGATTGCCAAACGATGCCGCCGCACAGCAGAGGGGATCTCGCATGAATCGACCAAGGCTGCTCTCCGCCGGTCTGCTGTTTATCTGCATGTCGGGCGCGCTGGTGGGGCTGCGCGCCGCCGCCGCATCCGGCGCGGGCGAGCCGAGCGCCGCCACGCCGCAGATCGCATCCAAGGCCACCCTGGCCACTATCGCGCTGAAGGACGTGCCCGGCCAGCAGATCGCCAACGACCGTGGCATGAAGCTGGGCGGCGTGGGCAGCGACCTGTTCCACGGCCCCGGCGACGCCCCAGGCGAGTACTGGATGATCACCGACCGTGGCCCCAACGGCCAGATCAAGGTCTCGGGCAAAAACCGCCGCACCTTCCCCGTGCCCGACTTCAACCCCACCATCTTGCACGTGCGCGCCGAGGGCGACAGCCTGGCGCTGCTGGGCACCATCCCGATCAGCACCAGCGCGGGCCTGCCCGTCACCGGCCTCTCCAACCTGGCCGACAAGGACGAGACGCCCTACGACTACACCGCCCAGACCAAGCTCGATTTCAACCAGAGCGGCCTCGACCCCGAGGGCCTGGTGCGCACCAGCGAGGGCGAGTTCTGGCTGGCCGAGGAGTACCGGCCCTCGCTGGTGCACCTGGATGCCACGGGCCGCGTGCTGAAGCGCTACATCCCGGCGGGCATCGCGCTGCCCGAGGCCGGCTACCCCGTGAGCGACACGCTGCCCGCGATCTTCGACAGGCGCAAGTCCAACCGTGGCTTCGAGGGCCTGGGCATCAGCCCCGACGAGCAGACGCTCTACATCGCGCTGCAAAGCTCGCTCTCCAACCCCACCAAGAGCGACGGCGAAGGCTCGCGCAACACCCGCATCCTGGCCTTCGACATCGCCAGCCAGCGTGTGACCGCCGAGTATGTCTACCAGTTCGACGAGGCCGCCAGCTTCGACCCGGCCACCGCCGCGCTGGAGAACCCGCGCGACGAGATGAAGATCTCGGGCGTGATGGCGACTGGCCCCGACACGCTGGTGGTGCTGGAGCGCACCGACGCGGTGGCCAAGCTCTACCAGGTGACGCTCAGCGCCGAGGCCAACATCCTCGGCTCGAAGTGGGATGACGCGGCCACCGCGCCCAGCCTGGAGCAGCAGGAGGATCTGGCCGCCGCGCAGGTGGTGGCACTGCCCAAGACGCTGGTGGCCGATCTCTCCGCCGACGCCGCTGTGCCCGGCAAGATCGAGGGCGCGATCAAGATCGGCCCGGGCACCTACGCCATCGCCAACGACAACGACTTCGACATCGGCACGTTTGATGATGCGGGGAACAATGTGGGGGCGGGCACAACAAGCTCGCTGCTGGTAGTAAAGACGCTGCGCGAGCTGTTTTTGCCCGTGGTGACGCGGTAGAGCGCAAAGCGGGCCACCGGGGCTAATGGCATCACATGGTGTCACTTTCTTGGGCGGGGTATTTGGATGCGGCACATGACGAGAGAACACGTGCCAGGCCATGCACCGCATGTGAGATCGAGACTCTCAACCACCCGGCCCATGCGGCGAAGGTGCCGCTCGTGCAAACTGGCCATATGCACGAACGCCCGCTGCCAGGAAACGTCATAGGAACGCCTAAAATTGGGGGTTTCGAAGGGGGTTCTGGGGGCTGGCCCCCAGACGCCGCCCGCGCAGGGCATGCACCACCGATAAAGAACCACCATCCGTATCGAAGCCGTAGCCGGTCGGGCCGACCGGGCAACGCTCCAAGCATTGCCTACAGTCGGCCCGACTATTCTTGCCCGTAGTGACGCAGGAGAACGCAGGCGGTAGCATGCAAAACGGGCCGCCAGGGCACAGCCCCAGCGGCCCGCCAGCCTCGCCAGCCCTAGCCGCGCACGGCGCGGATGAGCGCGGTGGGCACGCTGAACGAGTAGTCGCCCAGGGCGAAGGAGAGCGCGTCGCGCACCTCGTGGGTGGCCCCATCGATCATGGCGCGCAGCTGGGTGATGGCCAGAAACGGCGTGTTCATGCGCGCCACCCACGACTCGAACTCCAGCCGCAGCGGCCAGGCCCCGGCCTGCTCGGCGCGCAGGCCCGCCGCGCCACACATAGCCAGCCACTGCGACACCGAGTGATCGCGCACGTGGCTGGGGTCGCGCAGCAGCTCGATGGCGTTCAGGAAGGTGTCGCTGGCGGGGGCCTCGGGGGCCACCACATCCACCAGCAGCAGCGCGCCGCCGGGGCGCAGCACGCGGGCGAACTCGCGCAGCGCCGCCTGGGGGTGGGGGTAGTGGTGGGCGCTGTAGCGCGAGGTCACCAGGTCGAACGAGGCGTCGGGGTAGGGCAGGCGCTCCACATCGCCGCGCTCGAAGGCCACGTTGGCCAGCCCGCGCTCGGCGGCCAGCCGCTTGGCCTGGGCCAGCATCGCGATGGTCAGGTCGCAGCCCACCACCTCGGCCACCTTGGGCGCAAACGCCATGGCGGTGTGGCCAGCGCCGCAGCCCGCATCCAGCACCCGCTCATCGCCGCGCAGCGGGATGGCCGCCAGCATGGCCGTCAGGTCGGGGCCGCCCACGTGCACCGTGCTGGTCGCGTAGTTGGAAGCGACCGCGCCGAACTGGTTCTGAACCGACTCTTTGACGTCTTTGATCTCCATCCGTACCCCTGCCCTTCGCTAGGCCGCTAGATGCTCACCAGCAGCACCCCCGCTAAAATGATCCCGACGCCCGCCCACTGATAGCTCGCCAGCCGCTCGCGCGAGACCACCCAGGCCAGCAGCACCGTGATGGCGCTGAACAGCGAGGAGAGCGCGGTGACGATGGTGGTGTCGGCGCTGCCCAGCCCGCTGTTGAAGGCCAGGAAGGCCACCGTGTCGAACACGGCGCAGCCCAGCACCAGCGGCAGCACCGCGCGCGGCGGGCGCACCGGCGCGATCTGCCGGTGCAGCATCCACAGCGCCACGCTGCCAAACGACACAATGCGGGCCAGCAGCACCGGCCACACGATCCCCAGCGACGGCGTGACAAAATCGAGACCCCAGAAGTATACGCCATATCCCACCGCCGCGCCCACCGCCTCGGGCGTGCCGGGGGCCATCAGGCTGCGCAGCCCCAGGCGCGGCCCGCCCTGGCCGCGCGCCACCACGGTAACGCCGCCCACCAGCAGCAGCGCGCCCAGCAGCGCCAGCCCGTTCGGGCGCTCGCCCGAGGCCAGCGCCAGCAGCGCCGTGACCACCGCAAACCCCGAGGTAATCGGCGACACGATCGAGAGCGTGCCGATGGCGTACGAGCGGTACAGCAGCACCGTGCACACCATGTTCAGCGCGGCCAGCCCCGCCGCCTGCGCCCACACGCCCGCGCTGGCGGCGGGCACCCCAAAGCGCACCGCCAGCACCAGCACGATAGCCACCAGCCCGGCCAGCTGGATGAGCAGCAGCGCCTGCAGGATGCCCATGCGCCGCGAGACCTGCGCCACCAGAAAGTCGGCCCCGCCCCAGCCGAGCGCGGCCAGCAGCCCGAACAGCACGCCCATAGCTACTGCTCG encodes:
- a CDS encoding response regulator transcription factor — protein: MIGVMGELPTIFVVDDDPAIRQAITALLEQEGYRVATASTGGQAIARLAAAPPPALVVLDVMLPERSGYEVCQRIQALPAPVPVLMLSARDELADRVYGLELGATDYLTKPFEPSELLARVRSLLRFRERASAADRAQPLLAGPLAMWPAEHRAEAGGQPLDLPPKEWQLLETLLRSPGVVLGRETLLRQVWGYDFAGDTRTVDVHIQRLRARLDIAGCGDLIQTVRGFGYRLTIPHVPHAAD
- a CDS encoding SulP family inorganic anion transporter; translation: MMFAWRSLPFVKAIESEFAGYSRGTLRRDVLAGLTVGAVALPLALAFGVASGADAAAGVVTAIIAGVVIALFGGAAFQISGPTGAMSAILIGLSARYGLAGVWAASLMAGVFLLLLGLFRFGRYIAFIPTPVITGFTSGIALIIAIGQIDEVLGVPAPHAEGALGALWAFIAHPPAPDVRALALALIVAASMILLPKLTKAVPGSLVGIALATLVSAAAGWDVKSIGSIPSTILLDSRLSFGSIPWANMGDLLLPAISIAALAAIESLLCASVGATMTGQPIDSNQELIGQGIGNIIIPFFGGVPATAAIARTSVGIKSGGQTRVVSLVHAVVLLLSALVLGQVIGKIPVAALGGVLMVTAWRMNEWEALRFFAKARIKHALIGVIVTMLATVALDLTQAILIGISISALIYLRQSARSLEVSVEPVDPERLRARGVKLGAKSDQIAVMYLTGPIFFGSVTMMMDALRQSHSQGVMILSMRGVPLIDVMGVQALERVVHEQRAHGGDVFLSGVQPNVHEMLGRTGLLKELGENHLFWSADLAIAAACGQYQTA
- a CDS encoding glucose 1-dehydrogenase — its product is MGQLEGKVALVTGASSGIGLAAAMAMAQEGAKVVLASRGQQAGLAAAEQIRAAGGEATWFQADVAQAAQVEAMVAFTLATYGRLDCAFNNGGSGGGGGWLAEQQEGDWNATIDGFLKSAWLCMKYEIAAMQQAGGGAIVNASSVDGERAFPWDPIYSAAKHGVLGLTKSAAMQYASQGIRINAVCPGWIRTPPVEDMIARDPEAEGRMLTHQPIGRLGSPAEVANAVVWLCSDRASLVCGAALAVDGGYLVV
- a CDS encoding DsbA family oxidoreductase — translated: MKIEIWSDVVCPWCYIGKRRFESALGQFAHRDDVQVVWRSFELDPGSQRRSPGTLDELLARKLGRSTEQAAAMNAHVSALAAKEGLDYHLDRAQHGNTFDAHRLIHLAERHGLQAEAKERLLKAYFTEGAAIGDAEALAALADELGLPADEVRETLAGTAFADEVRADERRAQALGISGVPAFVINERYLISGAQEPQVLLSALEQIWAESHPLTPLATPAGAGMCDDESCAV
- a CDS encoding DinB family protein, producing MQAQAASGPRYGMMPPNTNCSKGGIMEDDLRHATLDLLVPLAEATAKEVHDLFGTLSAADLNWKPSPDEWSVGQCLDHLIISTRIYFPILDQVIAGQHRPTFIERIPVLPDKLGPILIKALTPGSATATKTSAALEPSASAIAPKIALTFLRIQAQLIALMQGSADPRVQRTVITSPIMPLITYRVIDMYRFTLAHQQLHVIQAQRVLEQLRAPAQPTESAAA
- a CDS encoding esterase-like activity of phytase family protein, encoding MSGALVGLRAAAASGAGEPSAATPQIASKATLATIALKDVPGQQIANDRGMKLGGVGSDLFHGPGDAPGEYWMITDRGPNGQIKVSGKNRRTFPVPDFNPTILHVRAEGDSLALLGTIPISTSAGLPVTGLSNLADKDETPYDYTAQTKLDFNQSGLDPEGLVRTSEGEFWLAEEYRPSLVHLDATGRVLKRYIPAGIALPEAGYPVSDTLPAIFDRRKSNRGFEGLGISPDEQTLYIALQSSLSNPTKSDGEGSRNTRILAFDIASQRVTAEYVYQFDEAASFDPATAALENPRDEMKISGVMATGPDTLVVLERTDAVAKLYQVTLSAEANILGSKWDDAATAPSLEQQEDLAAAQVVALPKTLVADLSADAAVPGKIEGAIKIGPGTYAIANDNDFDIGTFDDAGNNVGAGTTSSLLVVKTLRELFLPVVTR
- a CDS encoding methyltransferase domain-containing protein, producing MEIKDVKESVQNQFGAVASNYATSTVHVGGPDLTAMLAAIPLRGDERVLDAGCGAGHTAMAFAPKVAEVVGCDLTIAMLAQAKRLAAERGLANVAFERGDVERLPYPDASFDLVTSRYSAHHYPHPQAALREFARVLRPGGALLLVDVVAPEAPASDTFLNAIELLRDPSHVRDHSVSQWLAMCGAAGLRAEQAGAWPLRLEFESWVARMNTPFLAITQLRAMIDGATHEVRDALSFALGDYSFSVPTALIRAVRG
- a CDS encoding DMT family transporter, with the protein product MGVLFGLLAALGWGGADFLVAQVSRRMGILQALLLIQLAGLVAIVLVLAVRFGVPAASAGVWAQAAGLAALNMVCTVLLYRSYAIGTLSIVSPITSGFAVVTALLALASGERPNGLALLGALLLVGGVTVVARGQGGPRLGLRSLMAPGTPEAVGAAVGYGVYFWGLDFVTPSLGIVWPVLLARIVSFGSVALWMLHRQIAPVRPPRAVLPLVLGCAVFDTVAFLAFNSGLGSADTTIVTALSSLFSAITVLLAWVVSRERLASYQWAGVGIILAGVLLVSI